One region of Fervidobacterium sp. genomic DNA includes:
- a CDS encoding HD domain-containing protein, translating into MYSTQQLKSIILKRNALISIIVTGLFVLFFFIWIYWFVKQDSLKSFENIDNSFQKLISSVSENLFLTEKAIEDHINANLSLAMQILSSNNYKESLDQIKKIYEVNLPVRYVDIDIILSNKDGNVISSTGFYANYEKLHFKPTQNGNNSFPKFLSFLPGTRRLIMYTWFPFKSDYIVFAFYVDPKIYANIVEAFVNAKIGNVREIAIYINEQDRWDSSVKSLDKFIASGIQNEKVVSTFLNVLFYKKYTLHKYQSAITPLYLRVSMSYVGYLYISLLVVFTFILTVYIFTYLSSKSSIEPFATDLIMLNTAVSEIGNRGILPPAGDFKLSESQQFYETLSAMLQELSATMEELEATNEELEKAYNDIAKKSEEFKSLLLNISERLAIIAEGYDEDTGQHIYRVKLLSGFIAEKLGLDEEQVQQIKMFSSLHDIGKIFVPKEILQKPGKLTSEEWDIMRQHTIFAKRILDVPGFESALSIALYHHENYDGTGYPFGLKEKEIPIDAHIVKLVDVYDALRSSRPYKKGFTHEETLKIILEGDGRTSPEHFAPELLEVLKTYSEDIRMLWESIK; encoded by the coding sequence ATGTACAGCACTCAGCAGTTAAAATCAATTATTTTGAAGAGAAATGCCCTTATATCAATTATTGTAACTGGATTATTCGTATTGTTTTTTTTCATATGGATCTACTGGTTTGTGAAACAAGATTCTCTGAAGAGTTTTGAAAATATCGATAACTCTTTCCAAAAGCTTATTTCCTCAGTATCTGAGAATTTATTTTTGACTGAAAAAGCAATAGAAGACCATATAAATGCCAATCTATCCTTGGCAATGCAGATCTTAAGTTCGAACAATTATAAAGAATCACTTGATCAGATAAAGAAAATATACGAAGTAAACTTGCCTGTAAGATATGTGGATATCGACATAATTTTGAGCAACAAGGATGGAAATGTAATTTCAAGCACAGGTTTTTATGCAAACTACGAAAAATTGCACTTTAAACCTACTCAAAATGGTAACAATAGCTTTCCTAAGTTCCTTTCTTTTCTACCTGGTACACGAAGATTAATCATGTACACCTGGTTCCCATTTAAAAGCGACTATATCGTTTTTGCATTTTACGTTGATCCAAAAATATACGCAAACATAGTAGAGGCATTTGTCAATGCGAAGATCGGGAACGTAAGAGAAATAGCAATCTATATTAACGAACAAGATCGGTGGGATAGTAGTGTAAAGAGTTTAGATAAATTCATAGCTTCTGGTATACAGAATGAAAAGGTTGTAAGCACTTTTTTAAATGTTCTATTTTACAAAAAATACACTCTTCATAAATACCAATCTGCAATTACACCGTTGTATCTAAGGGTTTCAATGAGCTATGTTGGTTACCTTTACATAAGTTTGTTGGTGGTTTTTACATTCATCTTAACAGTGTATATATTCACATATCTTTCCTCGAAATCGTCGATAGAACCATTCGCAACAGATTTAATTATGTTAAACACAGCTGTTAGTGAGATAGGAAACAGAGGTATACTACCACCCGCGGGTGATTTTAAGCTCTCAGAGTCTCAGCAATTTTATGAGACTCTATCCGCAATGCTTCAAGAACTCAGTGCAACGATGGAAGAACTTGAGGCAACAAACGAGGAGCTTGAAAAGGCTTACAATGATATTGCCAAAAAAAGTGAGGAGTTTAAGAGTTTGCTTCTGAACATATCCGAGCGACTTGCAATAATAGCGGAAGGATATGATGAAGACACAGGACAACATATTTACAGAGTCAAGTTGCTAAGTGGTTTTATCGCGGAAAAGTTGGGACTTGACGAAGAGCAAGTTCAACAGATTAAAATGTTTTCAAGTTTGCATGACATAGGTAAGATCTTTGTTCCGAAAGAAATTCTTCAAAAGCCAGGAAAGCTTACATCAGAAGAGTGGGACATTATGAGGCAACACACAATATTTGCAAAGAGGATACTCGACGTACCAGGTTTTGAAAGTGCGCTCAGTATCGCATTGTACCACCATGAAAACTACGATGGAACTGGATATCCTTTCGGTCTAAAAGAAAAAGAAATACCTATAGATGCTCATATAGTCAAACTTGTTGATGTTTACGATGCTCTTAGATCATCCAGGCCCTATAAAAAAGGATTTACACACGAAGAAACTCTCAAAATAATCCTCGAAGGTGATGGAAGAACTTCACCGGAACACTTTGCACCAGAGTTGCTTGAGGTACTCAAAACATATTCAGAAGATATCAGAATGCTTTGGGAAAGTATAAAGTAG